A single window of Sphingobacteriales bacterium DNA harbors:
- a CDS encoding OmpA family protein, whose product MLKNERLVMFFSILMIANVVFSNEQSDTKNKKSSSSLTTSSRIETKKFLKDWSFTIHGGATSPFTDIRSYDWFRQMKSPSEIQWGAGIGITKMMGNIFGINLDYTLGQLSGRTVTKGGFAEDRKHWETLGFDQEVYFKTNVFHQGTICAYVNWSNMFFGINRWIKSNIKQKPWKERRVSVFSRLGIGFIRLESNIYNVANDNPIKGSAYTRGYTNKFTEIVYPLSLGLKFKCTKTIDFGIEGMFVFTNSDKIDAFNFQSRADVIDAISGKPTKVSLSKMNRDAYSYVNANITFKFGRIGAQKEHNEWVNPLEAYMNVVDEKLKNQYRVKDADNDGVIDELDLEPNTEPDAIVDTHGRTLDSDKDGYPDHKDPEPFSTPLLPIKEGINIRPDGLTPEQIREVKNIINNEIKTGTVSGWNLSLIFFDLDKYNIRTSEIPELFKIANVMKNNPDLQVVAKGHTDVRQTDAYNDNLSANRVDAAVDYIVKNFGIDRSRFKLEHYGEKVNMIPNANTEALHQLNRRVEFYPLNK is encoded by the coding sequence ATGTTAAAAAATGAACGTCTAGTCATGTTTTTCTCAATCTTAATGATTGCAAATGTAGTATTTTCAAACGAACAATCTGATACTAAGAATAAAAAGTCAAGTTCAAGTTTGACAACATCATCAAGAATAGAAACTAAAAAATTTTTAAAAGATTGGTCTTTCACCATACATGGTGGAGCAACTTCTCCGTTCACAGATATTAGAAGTTATGACTGGTTTAGACAAATGAAATCTCCAAGTGAAATTCAATGGGGCGCAGGAATTGGGATTACTAAAATGATGGGTAATATTTTCGGAATTAATTTAGATTATACATTAGGACAATTATCTGGAAGAACTGTTACAAAAGGTGGATTTGCTGAAGATAGAAAACATTGGGAAACACTAGGATTTGACCAAGAAGTATATTTTAAAACAAATGTTTTTCATCAAGGAACTATATGTGCTTATGTAAATTGGAGTAATATGTTTTTTGGAATTAATAGATGGATTAAATCAAATATTAAGCAAAAACCATGGAAAGAAAGAAGAGTTTCTGTTTTCTCACGTTTAGGAATTGGATTCATTAGATTAGAATCAAACATTTATAATGTTGCAAATGATAATCCAATCAAAGGCTCAGCATACACAAGAGGATATACAAATAAATTTACTGAAATTGTTTATCCTTTGTCATTAGGATTAAAATTCAAATGTACAAAAACAATAGATTTTGGAATTGAAGGAATGTTTGTATTTACAAACTCTGATAAGATAGATGCATTTAACTTCCAGTCAAGAGCAGATGTAATTGATGCAATTTCAGGAAAACCAACTAAAGTTTCTTTGTCAAAAATGAATAGAGATGCATATTCTTATGTGAATGCAAATATCACATTTAAGTTTGGTAGAATAGGCGCACAAAAAGAACACAATGAATGGGTTAATCCATTAGAAGCTTATATGAATGTGGTAGACGAAAAACTTAAAAATCAATACAGAGTTAAAGATGCTGATAATGATGGTGTAATTGATGAATTAGACTTAGAACCAAACACAGAACCAGACGCAATAGTAGATACACACGGAAGAACACTTGATTCAGATAAAGATGGCTATCCAGACCATAAAGATCCAGAACCATTCTCAACGCCTTTATTACCAATAAAAGAAGGGATAAATATAAGACCTGACGGATTAACTCCTGAACAAATTCGAGAAGTAAAAAATATTATCAATAACGAGATTAAAACAGGCACCGTTAGTGGATGGAATTTATCATTAATATTCTTTGACTTAGATAAATATAATATCAGAACATCTGAAATACCAGAGTTATTTAAAATTGCCAACGTGATGAAGAATAACCCAGATTTACAAGTAGTTGCAAAAGGACATACAGATGTTAGACAAACAGATGCGTATAATGACAATTTATCAGCAAACAGAGTAGATGCAGCAGTTGATTATATTGTTAAAAACTTTGGAATTGATAGAAGCAGATTCAAACTAGAACACTATGGTGAAAAAGTGAATATGATTCCTAATGCAAACACTGAAGCACTCCATCAGTTAAATAGAAGAGTTGAATTCTATCCTTTGAATAAATAA